A genomic segment from Chanos chanos chromosome 2, fChaCha1.1, whole genome shotgun sequence encodes:
- the tmem128 gene encoding transmembrane protein 128, translating into MADFLQENDLVTLRNRFKKDAELLLHSISEEGIDEKSKYNKDVKPLPRINRHSVFWILASVGLTYYVDFFVEIMENEDIKSWWFNVGLVLLGVCLSLAAFCIVYLEWYRGIKHYEQEYPAIPPVTTAAFIAASCSFNIALWPVWSFFTPVILFTQFMGVVMLISLIG; encoded by the exons ATGGCAGATTTTCTTCAGGAAAATGATTTAGTGACGTTGAGAAATAGGTTTAAAAAAGATGCCGAACTTCTGTTACATTCCATTTCAGAGGAAGGCATCGATGAGAAGAGTAAGTACA ATAAGGATGTTAAGCCTCTCCCCCGTATCAACCGCCATTCCGTCTTCTGGATCCTGGCGTCCGTGGGGCTGACATACTACGTGGACTTCTTTGTTGAGATCATGGAAAACGAAGATATTAAGAG TTGGTGGTTCAACGTTGGTTTGGTGTTGctgggagtgtgtttgtctctggcAGCGTTTTGTATAGTGTATCTGGAGTGGTACAGAGGTATTAAACACTACGAGCAGGAATATCCTGCTATTCCCCCAGTAACCACAGCAGCTTTCATCGCTGCTTCCTGCAG TTTTAACATTGCTCTCTGGCCCGTCTGGTCCTTCTTCACGCCCGTCATCCTCTTCACTCAGTTCATGGGCGTAGTCATGCTCAtatctctcattggctga